CCCTCATTCGAAGCACAACTGCTTTCATACACTGCAGTAGCTTGTTTGCTACTGACCTCTAATCATCACCAAGAGCGCCTGCACTGGTGCCGCGAGAGAGCCCATTTTAGGCATGAACAGAAAACAGTGGTGTTCGGTAATAAAAGCTGGTTTTGCCTTGGTACTGATGATGACCACATCAGATTTCACAGAAGGGCTggagagcagctactgtcactatGCATAGTACGGAGAAACAGGACCAACACCAGCGGGTGTGGGGTGCCATTAGCTACCTACCATGGCTGTTCCCGTATGGTATTTGTGGAGGAGACATTGACCATCCTTCAGTATGTCCAGGACATCATGGAACCAGTCCTACTTCCTTTTTTGACTCAGTGAGGAGatgtggtgttccaacaagataacaCCACCACACACTGCCTCAGCTACACAACAGGCTCTTCAGGGTATCCAGCAGCTTCCTTGGCCAGCTCGTTCACCAGGCCTTTCCCCTATTAAGAATGTCTGGGACTAGATGGGGTGACGGATCTCCCATGTAGAGTTGCCAACAACCACCTTGTCTGAACTATGGCtctaaggcagggatgcccaacctgcggccctccagatgttgcaaaactacaacttccagcatgcctggacagcctacagctattagagcatgctgggagttgtagttttgcaacagctggagggccgcaggttgagcatgcctgctctaaggtgaaagagcttggaatgaccaAGGAGGatctccagcatctgtatgactgctACCTGCCAGAGGGGCAGCCTGTATCACAGCAAGGTGAGATGTCACCCGTATTAATGTGACCCTCcctcaacatataccctgctacagaacccaaaataaaggggctTCACCTTGGTTATGTGATCATTGACCGAACACCACCAGCAGATAATACTCCTGTAgatagggatagatagatagatagatagatagatagatagatagatagatagatagatagatgatagatagatagatagatagatagatagatagatagatagatagatagatagatagatatgagatagataaatagaaatagatagatagatagatagatagataatagatagataatagatagataatagatagatagatagataaatagatagatagatagatagatagatagatagatagataatggatagataatagatagataattgatggatgatgatagatagatagatagatagatagatagatagatagatagatagatatgaactagatcaggggtaggcaaccttcggcactccagctgttgtgaaactacaactcccagcatgcatacttgctctgctcttctaagaactcacatagaaatgaatggagcatgctgggaattgtagtttcacaacagctggagtgccgcagatTGCTGACCCCTGagctagatagaaagacagataatagatattagatggatagatatgagctaGATGGATGCAAAACTTTAAAAAAGCTAATTAATAAAATGGATaaagaagaaataaaaataattcaaATTAAATCAAATCAAAATTAATTTAAGAAGTAGACTAAGAGGAgacaacagaaagaaaaaaaaaaaagaaaaaagtaaagtaaAGCAATAAACAAAGAAGAAAACATTACTATAGAAGAAACATAAAACAATGTTACAATAGTAGAATAACACAAAGTTGCACAAAAGAATAAAAGAAGAAGCGCACTGATCTACAACTTAATATGATCTACAAACTGCTTAAAaacaaaatatgcaaaaaaaataagtcaCCGAAACTGAATGTTCTGTTAGGGATGATAAGACTGACACTAAGTAAGGCAGATTGATAGAGAAGGAAGGTGGGATAGGGATGCAGGAGAAGACAAGGAGGGGGAGAAGATGGCACCAGTAGGCAGGGTGAATCACAGGAGTTCCCACCCTACAACTGATGGTTAGGTGTTCTGGGACTGAATAAAAGTAGAGCCATAAACAGTCGCACCCATGGGTGTCAGCTCCCTGTGAGCCTCTCACACCCTCATGAGGCATGCTTTGTCAGGCTCATCCCAGGATACAAGCCAAACCAACAGATGTAAGATCTCCTCCCACTGAGCCGTCTCTATATATGATACTGACTTGGTGAGGAAGAGATCCTGTGATCAGAAACAGGGGACCTCCAAGCACCAGGATGAGCAGGTCTGGTCCCATCCGGGCCCTCCTGTGCTGGACGGCTGTGCTGTGTGTCTGCAGTAAGTATTATAAGATATAGGATATAATTCACATATAAGGAGGGGGAGCATATACAAAATATCACATAATGATAGTCCTGTTCATCCAGCTCACCCTTCCTCAGACATAACTGTTTACGTGtttattaactttttatttttttactgtaattattaTATTTTCTTAGCACacaatatttattttattgtaatcTATGCTGTTACTATAATGCTAAGCAAATATTTAAattcaaattattattttattattttttattaaaaaaaaataattttttcttatcAAGCAATTGTTCAaaaattattttcttattttttatttcatataccggtatttattgtattttaagaAGGAAATTGTTCAaaaattattttcttatttttcttttgGAATCCATTGAGTCCAATGACTCATTTGATCattataccaaaaaaaaaacaaaaaaaaaactgcacctaTTGTATTCAGAATATTCCATTGCCTGTAATTAATTTAGCAAAAATATTGTGACaatcacttttattattattattattattattccagcACAAATAATTAGATTTTTTAATGGTTCCTTCCTTACTTTCACACACATATTATACAATTTTTATATAGTCTGGACACAGAATTTGAGATTGTATAAATGTGTTTTATACATATTATTTTGCAGTTATCGCATTTTGCCATATCAATAAATAGATACAGACCAGTTAAAATTTGGCACATTAACTCTACAGAGACATGACACAAAACTTGTGCAAATAATGATAGGGAGTGCCACCAAGTGGACAGAAGCTCTGGTCCTCTGTCCATGGTCCTGAGTTGATGGTCTTGtgttaaggatactttcacacttgctgcagaggattccggcaggcagttccgtcgccggaactgcctgccggatacgtcaaagcgtatgcaaactgatggcacttgtcagacggatcaggattctgatccatatgacaaatgcattgaaatgctggatccgtctctccggtgttttttcgaaaaacggatccggcattttttttttcacatttttggcggtctcagcatgcgcagaccgcaatgccggatacgTTTTACCCGAACACTcgtggccggatccggcatttatgcaTTTCAATGTGAAAAaatggcggatccggcattccgtcaagtgttccggaattttgggcggtattatctccgtcctgaaaaggcaaaaagactgaactgaagacatcctgatgcatcctgaacggattgctctccattcggaatgcatggggataaaactgatcagttcttttcctgtatagagcccctaggacggaactcaatgccggaaaagaaaaccgctagtgtgaaagtagcctaaggctccaACTACAGTAGGTGAAGAGCCCCAGCACATACCCCTGCATGTCTGGCCATTACCCTAGGAATACACTGAGGCACACAACTTGCAGGCAGTTGTATTGGGGGTGCAACAGTTGTACCACACCAAGTTAGGATATGAGGATTCAAAGTACATGGAGCGACTTGCTTCAAGGTATCCAAGCTGCATGAGATGACTTGCTTCAAGGTATCTAAGCTGCATGAAGTGCTTGCTTCAAGGTATCTAATCTGCGTGAGATGACTTGCTTCAAGGTATCTAAGCTGCGTGAAGTGCTTGCTTGTAGGCAATTAAGCTACGTGAAGTGCTTGCTTGAAGTTATCTAAGCTGCGTGAAGTGCTTGCTTGAAGGCATCTAAGCTACGTGAAGTGCTTGCTTGAAGGTATCTAAGCTATGTGAAGTGCTTGCTTGAAGGTATCTAAGCTACGTGAAGTGCTTGCTTGAAGGTATCTAAGCTACGTGAAGTGCATGCTTGAAGGTATCTAAGCTGCGTGAAGTGCTTGCTTGAAGGCATCTAAGCTACGTGAAGTGCTTGCTTGAAGGTATCTAAGCTATGTGAAGTGCTTGCTTGAAGGTATCTAAGCTACGTGAAGTGCTTGCTTGAAGGTATCTAAGCTACGTGAAGTGCTTGCTTGAAGGTATCTAAGCTACGTGAAGTGCTTGCTTGAAGGTATCTAAGCTACGTGAAGTGCTTGCCTGAAGGTATCTAAGCTACGTGAAGTGCTTGCTTGAAGGTATCAAAGTTGTCTAAAGTGACTTGCTTCAAGCCAAGCTTCTCTAACTTAAATTAGGGAGTGTATAGTGCCCCTTCCACACTAAAGTGCCAATTTGACTTGCTAAGCTCATGTGGACACATCTGATGTACCTTTGGGATGACTTGTTTTAAGGTTTCAAGGTTGCATGAAGTGATTTTCGTTAAGGTTTAAAAGTTGCATAAACTAATTTTCATTAAGGTTTCAAAGTTGCATGAAGTGACTTGCTttaaggcagggatgcccaacctgtggccctctagctgttgcaaaactacaactcccagcatgccaagaCAGATTTATGCAGGTTAAGCATCCCTGCATTAAGGTATCAAAGTTGCATGAAGTGACTTGCTTAAAGTCATGCCTCTCTTAGACCAGCTTAAATTACGGGATCTACAAATAAGCGTGTGCATAGGTGCAATTGTCCCTTCCACAACCAAGTGCCAACTGGACTGGCTGAGCTCATGTGAATATGATCCTACGCATGAGTCCTCTTGGTACTTCTGACTGAGATAATGGTCAGAACATCTCACACCACAGTTGCTGGAAACGATGAAGGGCGGTTTCCTAATATTTGCTTAGGCAGCAAATTATTGATACAAGGGTGTGATGGGGCGTGTAACAGCAGCCACGATGATTGAGTTATGGGTTACATCGCAGGACGGTCCTTATATAATATCATTTGAATACCTCATTGTCTTATGTAATATTAGCCCAGAAGGGAAGGCAGGTGCAGTTTTTAACCATTTCCGCCCTGTGGTTCATTTCATACACGGCCCTCACTGAGCTACATGTATATAATATACGACGCAGTAATGATGGGCTTTGTAAATACTTGTGGGGATATATCTACAGCACCCGGATGATGGTAGTAGGTCATGACTAGTGAGACTAAAATTGCTTTATTTAGCTGCTTGATTTTTCTGACTTTCAGGTCtgaaattaaatttataaaattagagcaaatttttcatattttatttatttactaaaTGTTCCATGATTTATTTAaagctttattattatttttcccaaTGTTCCCTTCTAGGGAACATGACAAAAATTACAAACTGAAGGAATGATTaagaataaatgaaaaaatatatataatacctatattaaaataacataaaatgtccagttgaaaaaaaaaaaacgaaaaatcaAAAATTCATCTTTTTCCGTCTTACTAATTTTATATGATTTATATAGCTTTATGATTTTTCCCAATTCTTCTTCTGAACATTAGGCATAAAAACACACGAATAAAGTGGagtttaaaataataaaactatTAATAAAAGTCCAGTCTTCCTTATTCATAACTATAGCTccaaaactgtataaaaaaaattgtcagtttttTCGTTGTCGTACTAATTTTACATGATAAGCGTGACATtagaatttttccaaaatttgtcTTCTGATTTTTGAGGAACATGTGGCATAAAAAGCAAACTAAAAGAATGATTAAggacaataaaaaaagaatacaaatattaataataaataacaaaaatgtcCAGCTGCCTAAAAATTGCCAAAAATTAGAATCTGTCAGTTTTGTTGTTTTTGTCTACTAATTTTACATGATTaagaataataaaatataataatcatgttaataaaaataacaaaaattgcCAGCTGCCTAAAAATTTGAGACTGTCAGTTTTGTTATTTTTGTCTTTGTATTTGTGCATAGTATGATTGGCAAAACATTAAAAatggaattaaaaataaaaataaacaaaaataaaataatattattcATAAAAGTCCAGTCATCCTTAGTTATATCCATAGGTCCACAAATgtactgaaaaaatatatatataaactgttAGTTTTGTTGTTTTTGTCAGAATTTTGCATGATTTCCAAAGATATGCATTAAAAGAtccaaaataatataaaaataataaaatagtaataaaatcacaaaaaaaataagcAACAATCTAAATCGGCAAGTAAAGggtcaaaaacttttttttttttaacactctgGTCTAAAGGAACCTGTCAGGATAATTGCAGCACTTGATGGATCACTTTCATTGCCGGGTACAGAATGTCAGGAAACCAAAATCCACAATTATTTGGGACACAACAGGGAGGTTCCATGGAGAGAAGCTGGTTATTGTGTCGTGTTTTATGTGACAGGTTCTAGATTAACAGATATTATCAGACTTTTACAGAAAAtagtacaatatatatacagtacagaccaaaagtttggacacaccttctcattcaaagagttttctttttttttttatgactatgaaggcatcaaaactatgaattaacacatgtggaattatatacataacaaacaagtgtgaaacaactgaaaatatgtcatattctaggttcttcaaagtagccaccttttgctttgattactgctttgcacactcttggcattctcttgatgagcttcaagaggtagtcccctgaaatggtcttccaacagtcttgaagagacattcccagagatgcttagcacttgttggcccttttgccttcactctgcgatccagctcaccccagaccatcttgattgggttcaggtccagtgactgtggaggccaggtcatctggcgcagcaccccatcactctccttcatggtcaaatagcccttactttcaaagttttcccaatttttcggctgactgactgaccttcatttcttaaagtaatgatggccactcgtttttctttacttaactgcttttttcttgccataatacaaattctaacagtctattcagtaggactatcagctgtgtatccacctgacttctcctcaatgcaactgatggtcccaaccccatttataaggcaagaaatcccacttattaaacctgacagggcacacctgtgaagtgaaaaccatttcaggggactacctcttgaagctcatcaagagaaggccaagagtgtgcaaagcagtaatcaaagcaaaaggtggctactttgaagaacctagaatatgacatattttcagttgtttcacacttgtttgttatgtatataattccacatgtgttaattcatagttttgatgccttcagtgtgaatctacaattttcatagtcatgaaaataaagaaaactctttgaatgagaaggtgtgtccaaacttttggtctgtactgtatatatgtacaaaTATGTAAAGCCAAATACTTCATGTAAGTTTTCATCTTGGCAGATGCTGCTCCACAACAGAAGTATTGCAGGAGCCCAAGCTACAAACCAAGCGGTTCCTCAGGTAAATTATGTGTAATACTAGTATTATAACAAAATATTGTCCAGTGAAAAACATGTcacatagacagacagacagataatagatagatagatagatagatatgagatagatagatagatagatagatagatagatagatagataggagatagatagatatgagatagatagatagatagatagatagatagatagatagatagatagatagatagatagatagatagatagatagataggagatagatagatagataatggaagatagatagatagatagatagatagatagatagatagatagataatagaaagacAAATTGATaaatataaaatgaaatagatgtatAAACAGATAGATGTGAgatggatattagatagatagatagatagatagatagatagatagatagatagatagatagatagatagatagatagataatcatgTATATGCTTAGTATATTATAATTATCCCCTTACCACTGTTTTCTCTTTTTTCACTTCCTGCAGATCCCCTGGCCTCATTCCCTGTGTGTGATGGGACACCAGGCTACATCCAGGTTTCTTCTGCTAGTGGGTATTCTAGAGATATCTGGCAGAGCCTTGCACGACATACATAATATCAGTTGTTCCTAGTTATCTAGATAATGCCTCCAATATTATGATGATATGCTATTGACGTTGAAATGGGTGGTATAGGGTGAAGATATACACAGACTCAGACAGGGATCTAACAGTCTAATGAAGCCCCAAAGACCAGTGGCATCTCATTCTAGGTCTAGGATTTATACTCCAATCAAATGCAGAATTCAGCAGGAATAATTACATCAGGAATAATTAAACCTAAATGCTACTGGCTACAAGTTGTAGATAACATTCCAGACACTGAAACAGCAGGGGATAACGCCATATAGTCTGGGAGCTACTAGAaaaaattgtgaatgcagcttggTATGAAGGTTAGAAGAAGGTCACCGAAATAAGCTATCTGCAAAGGTCCACAAGATAATAAGACTTCAGGAATATGTTTGAGTAATTGTTAAGGTACGAAGGATCCCTTCACAGCCTTTGCTTTGGTTCTTGCAGGTCAGTCTGGGTCCATGAGTGGTGGAAGCAGCTCCCAATCTCTGCAAGCCAATATTCAACACACGGTTATCCAAGGAGGCAGCATGCAAAGTAGTAGTGGCACCTGGGCatctggtggaggtggtggtggaggaggaggaggaggatatgcCCAGGGcagttctggaggaggaggaggaggaggatatgcCCAGGGCAGttctggaggaggaggtggaggaggaggaacatcaCAAATTTTTGTTGCAGGAGGTGGAGGCACAGGGGGTAGCTCTTCCCATCTAAACTCTGTCGGTATGGGATCAGGAAATGTCATCCCACCACGTGGCGTTTCTATTATCCACAGCAGTTCCTCTTCGTCTTCTGGTTCAAGTAGTGGTGGTTCATATTCAGCAGTTGGAGGAGGGACTGGTTCATCTCAACAAAATGCTATAAATCACGGAAACGTGAAGATTTCCCAAGGAACTGGTGGAGGTTCATTTGGCCAGAGTTCTGGAGGTTCATTTGGCCAGAGTTCTGGAGGAGGTTCACTTGGCCAGAGTTCTGGAGGAGGTTCATTTGGCCAGAGTTCTGGAGGAGGTTCATTTGGCCAGAGTGCTGGAGGAGGTTCATTTGGTTCAAGTTCTGGAGGAGGATCATTTGGTCAGAGTTCTGGAGGAGGATCATTTGGTCAGAGTTCTGGAGGAGGTTCATTTggccacagttctggaggttCATTTGGTCAGAGTTCTGGAGGAGGTTCATTTGGTCAGAGTTCTGGAGGAGGCTCATTCTCTGGAGGAAGTGCAGGCTCTGGCCAGCCAAACCGTGGTGGTAGTATCGTTGTTGTTGGAGGCTCTTTCGGCACTGGCTCCATATCTAGCGGTAGTTCCTCAAGCTCTTACAAGCTACCAGGTAAATATAGAAACAAAATAATAACTTATAGTTTTTATAGTGATTTAATAAGAATAAACCACATTCCGGTATTTGTTCACCTCTGTAAAGACGTTGGCCAAGGCCTTCACAATCATAGCTGTTAATCCAGTTGTCTCCTTCAGTGATTTCTCTATACATCCCTAGTGGAGTTGCTGTTAAAGCCTTTGCATTGCCTTGGCTACATCAATTTATGTTTTTTTGATTTACTGATTTTCTATTTAAtggttttgttcttttttttccagCAAGCATAAAACCAGAAGATGTTCCCGTGTCCCCAGGATGTAATAAAAACGGACAAAGTAAGAATCACATTTAGGATCTTTAGAGGCTGAGGGATCTGATTCAAATCAATACAGTTACCAAGTAACTAGCAGCAAAAATGAGTGTAGACCAACAGAAGATGTATACAGATCAGCCCCCTAGTGGTGGAAAAATGTAGCCAACATTTTTAAACAATGGATGGAAGTGTGTAAAGGACAAATGGTCTGTAATTAACGTGGTTGGCccacaatatttattacctagcCACAAGATggatgataaatgtatgatcactggcAGTTCTGACTGCACGGATCCCCGCTGATCACAACAGCAGGGGTCCAAGGGTTTCCTGTGTGAATGGAGCTATAGTGtgcctgtgtgaccaccgcctcacaAACTTCTATGAGACTTCTGGAGAAGCTGAGCACTGTACTTGGCAGTCCTGTAAACAGAACTGAGCTGTGGTCACGCATGCACACTACAACTCCAGTCACACAGGGGACTGGTCAACCCCAATTCTCGCGATTA
The Bufo bufo chromosome 8, aBufBuf1.1, whole genome shotgun sequence genome window above contains:
- the LOC120977819 gene encoding glycine-rich cell wall structural protein-like isoform X2 — encoded protein: MSRSGPIRALLCWTAVLCVCNAAPQQKYCRSPSYKPSGSSDPLASFPVCDGTPGYIQVSSASQSGSMSGGSSSQSLQANIQHTVIQGGSMQSSSGTWASGGGGGGGGGGGYAQGSSGGGGGGGYAQGSSGGGGGGGGTSQIFVAGGGGTGGSSSHLNSVGMGSGNVIPPRGVSIIHSSSSSSSGSSSGGSYSAVGGGTGSSQQNAINHGNVKISQGTGGGSFGQSSGGGSFGQSSGGGSFGHSSGGSFGQSSGGGSFGQSSGGGSFSGGSAGSGQPNRGGSIVVVGGSFGTGSISSGSSSSSYKLPASIKPEDVPVSPGCNKNGQTGQGSNQVGGTGNTGGTGGGFGQISQTHGGGSGGTGGGGGGGTGGGGGGGGNIGGGFSQISQSHSGGSSGGSIHQGTGGGTGGGSFSQQSQSHSSGSIQKQIPQSQSG
- the LOC120977819 gene encoding glycine-rich cell wall structural protein-like isoform X1; this encodes MSRSGPIRALLCWTAVLCVCNAAPQQKYCRSPSYKPSGSSDPLASFPVCDGTPGYIQVSSASQSGSMSGGSSSQSLQANIQHTVIQGGSMQSSSGTWASGGGGGGGGGGGYAQGSSGGGGGGGYAQGSSGGGGGGGGTSQIFVAGGGGTGGSSSHLNSVGMGSGNVIPPRGVSIIHSSSSSSSGSSSGGSYSAVGGGTGSSQQNAINHGNVKISQGTGGGSFGQSSGGSFGQSSGGGSLGQSSGGGSFGQSSGGGSFGQSAGGGSFGSSSGGGSFGQSSGGGSFGQSSGGGSFGHSSGGSFGQSSGGGSFGQSSGGGSFSGGSAGSGQPNRGGSIVVVGGSFGTGSISSGSSSSSYKLPASIKPEDVPVSPGCNKNGQTGQGSNQVGGTGNTGGTGGGFGQISQTHGGGSGGTGGGGGGGTGGGGGGGGNIGGGFSQISQSHSGGSSGGSIHQGTGGGTGGGSFSQQSQSHSSGSIQKQIPQSQSG